One genomic window of Leptospira johnsonii includes the following:
- the mtnB gene encoding methylthioribulose 1-phosphate dehydratase, producing the protein MSQKKILTRLAESGVLYHSKGWMPGTAGNLSIKDEKDPNVFWVSGSGLDKNKLTRKDFLPVEIQSGKVLEGWKGREGLKPSAETSIHRAVYKAFPEMGCSLHVHTPESNLIEIGVSKENPIEDLPLLPLEIIKAFGIWDENPNVAVPVLYNYPKVQDISDHLEKHLTETKPRVPFCIIEKHGITVWGKDLIQANRHLEAADFLLKVRAMSK; encoded by the coding sequence ATGTCCCAAAAAAAGATCCTGACCCGCCTTGCGGAGTCGGGAGTTCTATATCATTCTAAAGGATGGATGCCTGGAACTGCGGGCAACCTTTCTATCAAGGACGAAAAAGATCCTAACGTATTCTGGGTAAGCGGAAGCGGTTTGGATAAGAACAAACTGACTCGAAAAGATTTTCTTCCTGTAGAGATACAATCTGGAAAAGTATTAGAAGGTTGGAAAGGCAGAGAAGGTCTCAAACCTTCTGCGGAAACTTCAATACATAGAGCAGTTTATAAAGCCTTTCCTGAAATGGGATGTTCTCTTCATGTTCATACTCCTGAATCTAATCTGATCGAGATCGGAGTTTCCAAGGAGAATCCGATCGAGGATCTTCCACTTCTTCCATTAGAGATCATTAAGGCATTCGGTATCTGGGATGAGAACCCGAATGTTGCCGTTCCGGTTCTATACAATTATCCTAAGGTGCAGGATATCTCGGATCATTTGGAAAAACATCTTACCGAGACAAAACCTAGGGTTCCATTTTGTATTATAGAAAAACATGGGATCACAGTTTGGGGAAAGGATCTGATCCAGGCGAATCGGCATTTAGAAGCTGCGGATTTTTTATTAAAAGTGCGGGCGATGTCCAAGTAA
- a CDS encoding 1,2-dihydroxy-3-keto-5-methylthiopentene dioxygenase has protein sequence MATIIQKPGLPEIKDNSEVKSFLNKRGIQYDHWPVPNNSNSLTDKLTLVDEEKEALLKNLDNRFETLKEKEGYQSRDLIVLHPQVPGLNEMLAKFDKVHYHTDDEVRYIVDGSGIFGFSLAGEKFLVKVEKDDFISVPKNTNHWFTLDENKRIKAVRYFQDMSGWVPNYVEETTALV, from the coding sequence ATGGCGACTATAATCCAAAAACCGGGACTGCCTGAAATCAAAGACAATTCTGAAGTGAAATCTTTTCTGAATAAGAGAGGGATTCAATATGATCATTGGCCGGTTCCTAACAATTCAAATTCTCTTACGGACAAGTTGACTCTTGTAGACGAGGAGAAAGAAGCTCTCCTCAAAAATCTAGACAATCGTTTCGAGACCTTAAAGGAAAAAGAAGGATATCAATCCAGAGATTTGATCGTTCTTCATCCGCAAGTTCCAGGCCTGAACGAGATGTTGGCCAAATTCGATAAAGTGCATTATCATACTGACGACGAAGTTCGTTATATCGTAGATGGTTCCGGGATTTTCGGATTCTCACTCGCCGGCGAAAAGTTTTTAGTAAAAGTGGAGAAGGATGATTTCATCTCTGTTCCTAAGAATACGAACCACTGGTTCACTCTGGACGAGAACAAAAGAATTAAAGCGGTCCGTTATTTCCAAGACATGAGCGGCTGGGTTCCGAATTACGTAGAAGAAACTACGGCCTTAGTCTGA
- the efp gene encoding elongation factor P, protein MNLGITEVRKGMVLKVEGELYSVVKSEFVNPGKGSAFIRTKLKNLVRNSSIERTFKAAEKLESVELEKRQMTICYSEGDDIIFMDTNDFEQLPVSKEYLEDILPFLKEETAMEVSFYEGKPIGVTPPNFAILEVTYAEEGLKGDTSGTALKRVTVETGGEINVPIFIKQGDSIRIDLRDLTYVERVNK, encoded by the coding sequence ATGAACTTAGGCATCACTGAAGTTAGAAAGGGAATGGTTCTCAAGGTTGAGGGAGAACTTTATTCCGTTGTAAAAAGCGAATTCGTGAATCCGGGAAAGGGATCCGCCTTTATCCGTACAAAATTAAAGAACTTGGTCCGTAACAGTTCCATCGAAAGGACCTTCAAGGCTGCGGAAAAATTAGAATCCGTGGAATTGGAAAAGAGACAGATGACCATCTGTTACTCCGAGGGCGATGATATTATCTTTATGGACACGAACGACTTCGAACAGCTTCCGGTGTCTAAAGAATACTTAGAGGACATCCTTCCATTCTTAAAGGAAGAGACCGCTATGGAAGTTTCCTTCTACGAAGGTAAACCTATCGGAGTGACTCCTCCAAACTTTGCGATCCTGGAAGTAACTTATGCGGAAGAGGGTCTGAAAGGTGATACCTCCGGAACAGCTCTGAAAAGAGTAACTGTAGAAACCGGTGGAGAGATCAACGTACCTATTTTTATCAAACAAGGAGATTCTATCAGGATCGACTTGAGAGATCTTACCTACGTGGAGAGGGTCAATAAATAA
- a CDS encoding phosphate ABC transporter substrate-binding protein, which produces MKQKLTLLLLLSAVLSVANCKKEPLLITGSETMHTLLNVVAAGYAKKNPNVEVTVQGGGSFEGIEKLFESKTDIAASSRPLTPEEQTQFERKGRFENVLIGYDGIAIVVNPANTVSKLTLEQISKIFSGEIKDWSQLGGKPGPIHVVLRNDKSGTAAYFETHILRQRDLGEKEYQASKKKEFTSDSKVVADNDEMADLIEKDIASVGFMGMGSAQIQNKGKVKAVPYSKTGKDPFVEPNIQNVSERKYKLSRGLYLFYLSDRGKKIDEFITYITSEEGQAMVLKSGYLRSTLSTVEVEATKP; this is translated from the coding sequence ATGAAACAAAAATTAACGCTCTTACTCCTTCTGTCTGCCGTGCTATCGGTAGCCAATTGTAAAAAAGAACCCTTACTGATCACAGGCTCCGAAACCATGCATACATTATTGAACGTGGTAGCGGCCGGATACGCTAAGAAGAATCCGAATGTAGAAGTTACCGTCCAGGGAGGAGGTTCCTTTGAAGGGATAGAAAAATTATTCGAATCCAAAACTGATATAGCCGCTTCTTCCAGACCATTAACTCCAGAAGAACAAACCCAGTTTGAAAGAAAGGGAAGATTCGAGAATGTACTGATCGGTTATGATGGGATCGCTATCGTAGTGAATCCTGCAAATACTGTTTCCAAACTTACCTTGGAACAGATTTCCAAAATATTCTCCGGAGAAATAAAAGATTGGTCCCAATTAGGCGGAAAACCGGGGCCTATTCATGTAGTTCTACGAAACGATAAGAGCGGAACTGCCGCTTATTTCGAAACTCATATCTTAAGACAAAGAGACTTGGGAGAAAAAGAATACCAAGCTTCTAAGAAGAAAGAGTTCACAAGTGATTCCAAGGTGGTAGCGGATAACGATGAGATGGCAGATCTGATCGAGAAAGATATTGCATCGGTTGGATTTATGGGAATGGGAAGTGCACAGATCCAGAACAAAGGAAAAGTAAAAGCGGTTCCTTATTCCAAAACAGGAAAGGATCCTTTTGTGGAGCCAAACATCCAAAATGTTTCCGAAAGAAAATATAAACTCTCTAGAGGATTGTACCTATTTTATCTCTCCGATAGAGGTAAAAAAATTGATGAGTTCATTACTTATATCACTTCGGAAGAAGGACAAGCTATGGTGCTGAAAAGCGGCTATTTAAGAAGTACATTAAGTACTGTAGAAGTAGAAGCCACCAAACCATAA